GGTCTCTTTTGACGCAGCTGGGGCACGAGGTGGTGGCGGCGGTGAACGGGAAAGATTGCCTGGTGGCGCTGAAGAACTCCTCCTTCGACCTGGTGCTGATGGACATCCAGATGCCGGTACTGAACGGCAGGGACGCGCTCCAGGCGATACGCGGGATCGAGAAGAACACGGCCCTTCATCAGCCGGTCATCGCCGTCACCGCCTACGCGCTGCGCGGGGACGAGGAACGCTTCCTGGAGGACGGCTTCGACGGCTACCTCTCGAAGCCGTTCAAGCCACAGGAGCTCATCAAGGAGATGCAGCGGGTCATGGAGAAGTTCCCGCCGGCAGAAAGGGGCGGCCGAAAGGGCGCGAATGCGTGAGCTACCGAGAAAGAGAATGTGCACCACTGCTGCACTTACCGGTATATGTGAGGACCGACTATGAAATCGTTGATTGTAGAGGACGACAAGATATCCGGCCAGGTGCTGGAAAAGATGATGTCCAGGCATGGCAGCTACGACATCGTGATGAACGGAAAGGATGCACAGCTCCTTTTCGAGAGGGCGCTCCAGTCGGGGGAGCGCTACGACCTCGTCCTGATGGACATCATGGTGCCGGAGGTAGACGGACTGCAGGCGGTCTTGGCGATCCGGAAGGCGGAGGCGCGCATGCAGATTCAGCTGGCCGAGCGGGTGAAGGTGATCATGACCACCGCTCTCGATGATCCCCGCACGATCATGAAGGCGCTGTACGAGTGCGACGCCGACTCCTACCTGGTGAAGCCGATCAGGCTGCAGAAGCTCGAGGAGGAGCTGCGCACCCTCGGCCTCTTCTGACCTCCCTTTCGTCGAATCACAGCCACCCGTCCCTCCCGGTGCTCCCGCTTTGGCGCGCGATTTGCCTGAGGTCTTCCCGCTGGAGTAGAATGAGGAAGAGCGCTTCGACGTGACATCTCTCCCGTGGACAGTGTCGCCCCCGGGTCGTCGCGTCGGGCCAGGATGAAGGAGGAGACGATGGCTACCTTCAAGGGAACGGTGGAAGGCTCGAGGAGGGGCGGTCCCGGTTATCTGCCGAAGCAGGAGGGTGAGATTTCCTTCCCGTACGACCGCACCGCATTGCTCGTGATAGACCCGGTGAACGACCTCCTCTCGGAGGGAGGCGCCGGTTGGGATATGACGAAAAAGACGGTGACCATGAACAACGTCATCGGTCACCTGAAGGGCGCGATCGAGGGGGCGCGACGCTGCGGTATCCCCGTCATTTTCGGCCCCATGGCCTACACGGAGGAGGACTACACCGAAGGGCAGCTGCACAGGAGAAGCGGCATCAACCGCCTCATGTACGAGAGGAGGATGTTCCTCGCCGGGAGCTGGGGTGCGGACTTTCACCACGACCTGCAACCGAAGGACTCGGAGATCGTTCTGGAACCGCACAAGGGGATCGACGTTTTCGAGACTGACCTCCCCGAACACCTGGAGCGCCTTGGCGTGACCCATCTCGTGATCTGCGGGATGATCGCAAACCTCTGCTGCGAGTCCACGGGGCGCAGGGCGATGGAGGGGGGCTACGACGTCACCTTCATATCGGACGCCATCGGCGCCTCCAGCATCGCGGCGTATGAGGCCGCGATCCACGTGAACTACCCCCTGATAGCGAACGCCGTTATCACTACCGACGAGTTTCTCGCCGGCTTCCGGAGCGCAAGAGGAAGGCGGGTGGACGTGCAGGCCGGCGACAGGGTCTTCGGCTCCGACCACGGGGAGATCGGCTTCGTGGACGAGGTGTACGGCGACTCCGGCGAGATGGAGGCCCATCTGCTGATCCCGCGCGGCATCTTTACCCACCACGACCTGTACATCCCGCTGGAAGCGGTGGTGAAGCGTGCCGGTC
The DNA window shown above is from Geomonas sp. RF6 and carries:
- a CDS encoding response regulator, with protein sequence MKSLIVEDDKISGQVLEKMMSRHGSYDIVMNGKDAQLLFERALQSGERYDLVLMDIMVPEVDGLQAVLAIRKAEARMQIQLAERVKVIMTTALDDPRTIMKALYECDADSYLVKPIRLQKLEEELRTLGLF
- a CDS encoding cysteine hydrolase family protein — its product is MATFKGTVEGSRRGGPGYLPKQEGEISFPYDRTALLVIDPVNDLLSEGGAGWDMTKKTVTMNNVIGHLKGAIEGARRCGIPVIFGPMAYTEEDYTEGQLHRRSGINRLMYERRMFLAGSWGADFHHDLQPKDSEIVLEPHKGIDVFETDLPEHLERLGVTHLVICGMIANLCCESTGRRAMEGGYDVTFISDAIGASSIAAYEAAIHVNYPLIANAVITTDEFLAGFRSARGRRVDVQAGDRVFGSDHGEIGFVDEVYGDSGEMEAHLLIPRGIFTHHDLYIPLEAVVKRAGREVFINIPKAALIHMGWGKPPWRTARRRKLGPPGAAVERLYGSRSPGGTVTGF